In a single window of the Natronosalvus caseinilyticus genome:
- a CDS encoding ABC transporter ATP-binding protein — protein sequence MTPTPKLETRTLGRVVDGDRLLEDVSVSVPESTVLVVVGPSGAGKSSFLRLLNRLDEPTEGTVLLDGEDYRDLPPRGLRRRVGLVPQDPALVPGTVFDNVARGPLLRDESIDETHLAELLERLGLTGYEDRDVEELSGGEKQRVAIARTLLNKPDVLLLDEPTSHLDSAAEERVEALLVDLIRELDLTVVMVTHDEDQARRIGDLVLVLRNGRVDRVGPVEEVLA from the coding sequence CGAGACGCGAACTCTCGGACGGGTCGTCGACGGCGACCGCCTTCTCGAAGACGTCTCAGTGTCGGTCCCCGAATCGACCGTGCTCGTCGTCGTCGGCCCGTCGGGCGCAGGGAAATCGTCGTTTCTCAGACTGCTCAACCGTCTCGACGAGCCGACCGAGGGGACGGTGCTCCTCGATGGCGAGGATTACCGGGATCTGCCCCCGAGAGGTCTCCGCAGACGCGTCGGGCTCGTTCCGCAGGATCCCGCGCTCGTCCCCGGAACCGTTTTCGACAACGTCGCTCGTGGCCCGCTCCTCCGGGACGAGTCGATCGACGAGACGCACCTCGCGGAATTGCTCGAACGCCTTGGACTCACCGGCTACGAGGACCGTGACGTCGAAGAGCTCTCGGGCGGCGAGAAACAGCGCGTCGCGATCGCTCGTACCCTGCTGAACAAACCCGATGTCCTCCTGCTCGACGAACCGACCTCCCACCTCGATTCGGCAGCGGAAGAGCGCGTGGAGGCACTTCTCGTCGACCTCATCCGTGAGCTCGATCTCACCGTCGTAATGGTTACCCACGACGAGGATCAGGCGCGACGAATCGGTGACCTCGTGCTGGTCCTTCGGAACGGTCGCGTCGACCGCGTCGGTCCGGTTGAAGAGGTGTTGGCCTGA